A stretch of the Thalassotalea euphylliae genome encodes the following:
- the fcl gene encoding GDP-L-fucose synthase: protein MLNIKPKQRVFVAGHKGMVGSALVRKLALDPSIELVTCARKQLDLTDQQAVFEFLAAQKIDQIYLAAAKVGGIHANNTYPAEFIYENLAIQNNIIHGAHLADVDKLLFLGSSCIYPQLALQPMAESALLTNTLEPTNEPYAIAKIAGIKMCESYNRQYGRQYRSVMPTNLYGSNDNYHPENSHVIPALIQRFHQAKIQGDSEVVAWGSGKPMREFLHVDDMADASVFVMNLDNKQYQASTQEMLSHINVGTGEDCTIKTLVETVAKVVGFDGEIAFDTSKPDGVPRKLMDVSRLSSLGWRYQISLQEGLAHAYQWYVDNVEQARSH, encoded by the coding sequence ATGCTCAATATTAAGCCAAAGCAACGAGTATTTGTTGCAGGTCACAAAGGCATGGTAGGTAGTGCATTGGTTAGAAAGCTAGCGCTAGATCCCAGCATAGAACTAGTAACTTGTGCTAGAAAACAGCTAGACCTTACTGATCAGCAAGCCGTATTTGAATTTTTAGCTGCTCAAAAAATAGATCAAATTTATTTAGCAGCTGCGAAAGTTGGTGGTATTCATGCCAATAACACTTACCCTGCTGAATTTATTTATGAAAACCTCGCTATTCAAAATAATATTATTCACGGCGCCCACCTAGCCGACGTAGATAAGTTGTTGTTCCTTGGCTCGTCATGTATTTATCCCCAACTAGCATTGCAGCCAATGGCCGAATCCGCGTTGTTAACCAATACGTTAGAGCCAACTAATGAGCCCTATGCAATTGCCAAGATTGCTGGTATCAAGATGTGCGAATCATACAATCGACAATATGGACGGCAATATCGCAGTGTTATGCCGACAAACTTGTATGGCTCCAATGATAATTATCATCCAGAGAACTCGCACGTTATTCCTGCACTTATTCAGCGATTTCATCAAGCAAAAATACAAGGTGATAGTGAAGTGGTTGCATGGGGCAGTGGCAAGCCGATGCGAGAATTTTTGCATGTCGACGATATGGCTGATGCCAGTGTCTTTGTTATGAACTTAGACAACAAACAATATCAGGCAAGTACCCAAGAGATGCTTAGCCATATTAATGTAGGAACAGGTGAAGATTGCACAATTAAAACCTTAGTGGAAACAGTTGCTAAGGTTGTAGGTTTTGATGGAGAAATTGCGTTTGATACTTCTAAACCCGATGGTGTACCGAGAAAGCTAATGGACGTTTCACGACTCAGCTCTTTGGGCTGGCGTTACCAGATTAGCTTGCAAGAAGGCCTAGCTCATGCTTATCAATGGTATGTTGATAACGTTGAGCAGGCCAGAAGCCACTGA
- the gmd gene encoding GDP-mannose 4,6-dehydratase, with amino-acid sequence MSKKVALITGVTGQDGSYLAEFLLEKGYDVHGIKRRASSFNTERIDHIYQDPHLDNKSFYLHYGDLTDTSNLTRLLSDIRPDEVYNLGAQSHVAVSFDSPEYTADVDAIGTLRLLEAIRFLGLEKKTRFYQASTSELYGQVKEIPQTETTPFHPRSPYGVAKMYAYWMVVNYREAYGLHASNGILFNHESPRRGETFVTRKITRALANIAQGLDSCLYLGNMDALRDWGHARDYVKMQWMMLQQEQPEDFVIATGKQYSVRQFVEHAADELGISIEWRGTGVDEIGVVKAVKSEHAPSVKAGEVIVRVDKKYFRPAEVETLLGDPSKAKQKLGWQPETSFEAMVQEMVQHDLAIAKQHALLKSNGFDVSMAEER; translated from the coding sequence ATGAGTAAGAAAGTCGCGTTGATCACAGGGGTAACTGGGCAAGATGGCTCTTATTTAGCTGAATTCCTGTTGGAAAAAGGTTATGATGTGCATGGTATCAAGCGTCGGGCATCGAGCTTTAACACTGAGCGAATTGACCACATCTATCAAGACCCTCATCTGGATAACAAAAGTTTCTACTTACACTATGGAGATCTTACTGACACTTCCAATTTAACCCGCTTATTGTCAGATATTCGTCCAGATGAAGTATACAATTTAGGGGCGCAAAGCCATGTAGCGGTCTCGTTTGACAGCCCAGAGTATACTGCTGATGTTGACGCAATTGGTACTCTAAGGCTTCTAGAGGCCATTCGCTTTCTGGGGTTAGAGAAGAAAACACGATTTTATCAAGCGTCTACTTCTGAGTTATACGGACAAGTGAAAGAAATTCCACAAACTGAAACTACACCTTTTCATCCTAGATCACCTTATGGCGTTGCCAAAATGTATGCATACTGGATGGTCGTTAATTATCGCGAAGCGTATGGCTTGCATGCCAGCAATGGTATTTTGTTTAATCATGAATCACCTCGCCGTGGTGAAACCTTTGTTACGCGCAAAATTACGCGGGCGTTAGCCAATATTGCTCAAGGATTAGATTCTTGTTTGTATTTGGGCAATATGGATGCGCTGCGCGATTGGGGACATGCACGCGATTATGTAAAAATGCAATGGATGATGCTTCAACAAGAACAGCCAGAAGACTTCGTGATCGCAACGGGTAAACAATACTCTGTTCGACAGTTTGTTGAGCATGCGGCTGATGAACTAGGGATTAGTATTGAGTGGCGAGGTACTGGAGTAGATGAAATCGGTGTTGTTAAAGCAGTAAAGTCTGAGCATGCGCCGAGTGTTAAAGCTGGCGAGGTGATAGTTCGAGTTGATAAAAAATACTTCCGACCTGCTGAGGTAGAAACACTGCTAGGCGATCCATCAAAGGCTAAGCAAAAGCTAGGTTGGCAACCTGAAACTAGTTTCGAGGCAATGGTTCAGGAGATGGTACAGCATGATTTGGCTATTGCTAAACAGCACGCTTTACTTAAGTCTAATGGATTCGATGTGAGCATGGCGGAGGAACGTTAG
- a CDS encoding WecB/TagA/CpsF family glycosyltransferase, with the protein MKILFCHNFYQQLGGEETVVKSEIKLLQQYGHQVELFSADSKNIRSLIDKISLALNLSYSKEYKDKLKNKLKTFSPDMVHVHNVFPLLTVSIFDACQEAGVPVVATLHNYRYLCPSATLFIDGKFNFQSIIFTPYLQVKHRVYRDSYLATFLLARVIARIRKKRVLETKVDGLIAVSSTVKKLYQQAGVPSNRIYVKPNFVQSKGDLESELCGNYAIYCGRLSIEKGVNTLIKAWRSTDIELRILGTGPLEAELRKNALPNIKFMGYVEQEVALKEISQSKFLIVPSECFESFGLSIIEAYSCGIPVVASNVGAHTELVHHGKNGLLFNAGNISELQVQISRICSNEKERKLFGSEALRLFNSKFRPESNYLQLLKIYNEVTQRTIEKPLQQVKVLGMHTHAASFKKIVNSIESMIIRRKGAYICVSNVHMCMEVYDNKTFSKVVNSADLVVADGRPIFWAQKLLGQSEAQQIRGQDLMIELCKVSSTKGIRLGLYGGNSIDVLELVKNNLSKKYSNIQIVYSYSPPFRPLSEEEDKAQIKAINALEVDVLFVGIGCPKQESWMAAHKHSLDCVMIGVGAAFDFIAGEKKHAPVWLQKAGLEWLFRLACEPRRLFKRYFRQNPRFLYYFVRQLLNKNKK; encoded by the coding sequence TTGAAAATTCTCTTTTGTCATAATTTTTACCAACAATTAGGTGGTGAAGAAACAGTAGTAAAAAGTGAAATTAAGTTGCTTCAACAATATGGACATCAAGTTGAATTATTTAGCGCCGATAGTAAAAACATTCGCTCATTGATCGATAAGATTAGTTTAGCTTTGAATTTATCATACTCAAAAGAGTACAAAGACAAGCTTAAAAACAAACTCAAAACATTTAGTCCAGACATGGTTCATGTACACAACGTTTTTCCATTGTTAACTGTATCTATATTTGATGCATGTCAGGAAGCAGGTGTCCCTGTTGTCGCCACTTTACACAATTATAGGTATTTGTGTCCTAGTGCAACATTGTTCATTGACGGTAAATTTAATTTTCAAAGCATAATTTTTACTCCCTACCTTCAAGTAAAACATAGAGTATACAGGGACTCCTATTTGGCCACTTTTCTATTGGCTAGGGTGATTGCTCGCATACGTAAAAAGCGTGTTCTGGAAACCAAGGTAGATGGTTTGATAGCAGTATCAAGTACTGTAAAGAAATTGTACCAACAGGCAGGAGTACCAAGTAATCGTATTTACGTAAAGCCAAACTTTGTTCAATCAAAAGGAGACTTAGAGTCAGAGTTATGTGGAAACTATGCAATTTATTGCGGCCGCTTATCAATCGAGAAAGGTGTTAATACCTTAATTAAAGCATGGCGATCGACAGATATTGAATTGAGGATCTTGGGCACTGGCCCGCTAGAAGCTGAGCTAAGAAAAAACGCTCTGCCAAATATAAAATTTATGGGGTATGTAGAACAGGAAGTTGCGCTAAAAGAAATTTCACAATCAAAATTCCTTATCGTACCGTCGGAGTGCTTTGAATCTTTCGGACTTTCAATTATTGAAGCATATTCATGCGGTATACCCGTTGTCGCAAGTAATGTTGGAGCACATACAGAACTTGTACATCATGGTAAAAATGGATTGTTGTTTAATGCTGGTAATATTTCTGAATTGCAGGTACAGATATCGCGTATATGCTCGAATGAAAAAGAGAGGAAATTGTTTGGTAGCGAGGCATTAAGGCTATTCAACAGTAAATTTCGACCAGAAAGTAATTATTTACAGTTATTGAAAATATACAACGAAGTGACTCAACGAACTATAGAAAAGCCATTGCAGCAGGTTAAAGTCTTAGGTATGCATACTCATGCAGCCTCATTTAAGAAAATAGTAAATTCAATAGAAAGTATGATTATCAGACGAAAAGGTGCGTATATATGTGTATCAAACGTACACATGTGTATGGAAGTTTACGACAATAAAACCTTTTCAAAAGTCGTTAACAGCGCGGATCTTGTTGTTGCGGATGGTCGCCCCATTTTTTGGGCTCAAAAACTCTTAGGTCAATCTGAAGCTCAACAAATCCGAGGCCAAGATTTAATGATTGAACTATGCAAAGTTAGTTCAACTAAAGGCATTAGGCTTGGTTTATATGGTGGTAACTCTATAGATGTACTTGAGCTTGTTAAAAATAACTTATCAAAGAAGTATTCAAATATTCAGATAGTCTACAGCTATTCTCCACCCTTTAGACCCTTAAGTGAAGAAGAAGATAAAGCCCAAATTAAAGCTATTAACGCTCTAGAAGTAGATGTACTTTTTGTTGGGATAGGATGTCCCAAACAAGAGAGCTGGATGGCCGCCCATAAACATTCATTAGATTGCGTGATGATAGGTGTAGGGGCCGCTTTCGATTTTATTGCTGGTGAAAAAAAGCATGCGCCAGTGTGGCTTCAAAAAGCTGGTTTAGAGTGGTTGTTTAGACTTGCTTGCGAACCTAGAAGGCTTTTTAAGAGATATTTTAGACAAAACCCTCGATTCTTATATTATTTCGTTAGACAATTGTTAAACAAAAATAAAAAATGA
- a CDS encoding O-antigen ligase family protein, whose product MNKYEEVKTTYWNLRFLDKLLIILLLVVIWGPPFPLQKAVEVNEFARSAGASLAGSLNTKAYFQIAAWFIFAIVLFFSILTKKAGYLRDVIKQSMTVKLWFSLLFCCVISQLFSVGFLLSGFRLFQFFVLLMFALYMLASGRAFINSTLYLVGSYIAINFLYNIIMFVVIPDAVVLTSYIGFERLVGGWFFRRDYGLCALLVLFYGAAKFFSNGYSLSNILICLFALIGLYLGGTRALMIAAIISIAFVWIATRRNLNVKIIAKVVVLFLFLIIAIFLPEINETMGRSAKSLATGSGRFEAWNLFISDFFSGINVVFGGGFLVGGKKIALTYYQGAFGNMHNMYLEVLVDLGLIGFTVFMLMVGVNLYNIIKILNMSSFVTHYDYRNLIIAILIFISVLVFGVTSNAFMEDFTVNTFIFLLSSFYISCFSRYYCLER is encoded by the coding sequence ATGAATAAATATGAAGAAGTAAAAACAACCTACTGGAATTTGAGGTTTCTTGATAAATTATTGATTATTCTCCTTTTAGTTGTAATTTGGGGGCCTCCATTTCCGCTTCAAAAAGCTGTTGAGGTTAACGAATTTGCAAGGAGTGCCGGCGCTTCTCTTGCTGGAAGCCTTAATACTAAGGCTTATTTTCAAATCGCGGCATGGTTTATTTTTGCGATAGTTTTATTTTTTTCAATATTGACAAAAAAAGCTGGCTATTTAAGAGATGTTATTAAGCAAAGCATGACAGTAAAACTATGGTTTTCATTGCTTTTTTGTTGTGTTATTTCTCAGTTGTTTTCTGTTGGTTTTTTACTGTCTGGCTTTAGATTATTTCAATTTTTCGTATTGCTGATGTTTGCTCTGTATATGCTAGCCTCTGGCAGAGCCTTCATAAACAGTACTTTGTATTTAGTTGGCAGTTATATAGCCATTAACTTTCTATATAACATAATTATGTTTGTGGTTATACCTGACGCTGTAGTGCTAACCAGTTACATTGGTTTTGAGCGTTTAGTTGGAGGTTGGTTTTTTCGCCGTGATTATGGCCTGTGTGCCTTATTAGTTTTGTTTTATGGTGCAGCAAAGTTTTTTTCAAATGGTTATTCATTATCTAACATATTAATTTGTTTATTCGCACTTATTGGGCTTTACCTCGGTGGAACACGGGCTTTAATGATAGCTGCAATAATATCAATAGCTTTTGTATGGATAGCAACTCGTCGTAACTTAAATGTAAAGATAATAGCTAAAGTTGTAGTACTTTTTTTATTTTTAATTATAGCTATCTTCCTTCCTGAAATAAATGAAACGATGGGACGCAGTGCAAAGTCTTTAGCAACAGGATCAGGAAGATTTGAGGCTTGGAATTTATTCATTTCTGATTTTTTCAGCGGTATAAATGTAGTTTTTGGAGGTGGTTTCTTAGTTGGAGGGAAAAAAATAGCTTTAACCTATTACCAGGGGGCCTTTGGCAATATGCACAACATGTACTTAGAAGTATTAGTTGACTTAGGACTTATTGGTTTTACAGTATTTATGTTGATGGTTGGCGTAAATTTATACAACATCATAAAAATATTGAATATGTCGAGTTTTGTGACTCATTATGATTATCGAAATTTAATCATCGCGATTTTGATTTTTATTAGCGTGTTAGTATTTGGTGTTACATCTAATGCATTTATGGAAGATTTTACAGTAAACACGTTTATTTTTTTATTAAGTTCTTTTTATATATCATGTTTTTCTCGCTATTACTGTTTGGAACGATAA
- a CDS encoding phosphotransferase: MTKYSIFENVSKGDATHVLMPSSTKPKFIIPLNSKCSKWQAIFLPSFNQKVKFWLDRLFYFGKARKYLRLSANFSGYFNRTFGNSGQNLSLYIGTPGPYSKNVAFFPIDENDCCIIKIASTESSKLLIEKEAIALHELEGKLDNIPEVNSVVRMDGYTMLNQSVVAASGFVSAKHLNEVISFVDVLFEKTTQKSSFCTSTMYFCIKSNLNQIEHKLDQRELKHYKSALALLENGLKGQLEFSRVHRDMAPWNLRITKGSIYAFDWEFSQPCFVPMYDIFHFLFMPSVLKNKLSTSFVESQLSRLECAQYKRYRHWMFLPKYQLLAYLLDICTFYLMSQDGSLGPNNIIENGYGKLIENIVCELNE, from the coding sequence ATGACTAAGTATTCGATATTTGAAAATGTGAGCAAAGGTGATGCAACTCACGTTCTTATGCCTAGTTCGACGAAACCTAAATTTATCATCCCATTGAATAGCAAATGCTCAAAATGGCAGGCAATTTTTTTACCGAGTTTTAATCAAAAAGTTAAGTTTTGGCTAGATAGACTTTTTTATTTTGGGAAAGCTAGAAAGTACCTTAGGTTGTCAGCGAACTTCTCAGGTTATTTTAATAGAACATTTGGAAACTCAGGACAAAACTTATCTTTGTATATAGGGACACCAGGCCCGTATAGTAAAAATGTTGCGTTTTTTCCTATTGACGAAAATGATTGTTGCATTATAAAAATTGCCTCAACAGAAAGTAGTAAGTTGCTGATAGAAAAGGAGGCTATCGCTTTACATGAGTTGGAAGGCAAGCTTGATAATATTCCTGAAGTGAATAGTGTAGTTAGAATGGATGGTTACACGATGCTTAATCAATCTGTAGTTGCTGCTTCTGGTTTTGTATCCGCTAAACATTTGAATGAAGTAATTAGTTTTGTTGATGTCCTATTTGAAAAAACAACTCAAAAATCATCCTTCTGCACTTCCACAATGTATTTTTGTATCAAGTCGAATTTAAATCAAATAGAACATAAGCTAGATCAGAGAGAGCTTAAACACTATAAGTCAGCATTGGCTTTACTTGAAAACGGTTTAAAAGGACAACTTGAGTTTTCACGAGTTCATAGAGACATGGCACCATGGAACTTGCGCATAACAAAGGGATCGATATACGCTTTTGATTGGGAGTTTTCCCAGCCTTGCTTCGTACCTATGTACGATATATTTCATTTTTTATTCATGCCTAGTGTATTAAAAAACAAACTATCAACGAGCTTTGTCGAAAGCCAACTTTCACGCCTAGAGTGTGCCCAATATAAAAGATACAGGCACTGGATGTTTTTACCTAAATATCAACTGCTAGCTTACCTATTGGATATATGTACGTTCTATTTAATGTCTCAAGATGGGAGCCTAGGGCCAAATAATATTATTGAAAATGGCTATGGAAAGCTTATCGAGAATATTGTGTGTGAACTAAATGAATAA
- a CDS encoding sulfotransferase family protein gives MTPVFIFSLPRSGSTLVQRILSCHDEISSTPEPWILLPLVNMLKPDAGVAKYSHATSANAINRFANKVNIKVAGNFNSQLATFVQGLYTSAANEDTKYFVDKTPRYFLIIDEIVELFPNAKFIFLFRQPQQVLSSIIETWCEGRFFKLYRSRVDVDEGPKMLFAGYKKYKDRSFVVDYEKLVTDCDHTCQELFDYLQLPWTPKLLNRLNQQKFDKEELGDSAGQEHYDTVSSLPVEKWLSTFNTRARRIYLNRYLSGLGQDTLSFYGIDKAKLCTLAKNGSRKEKIWREIIDILGISYQSLVHRFKLNLLLSRKYSSSKSGFYD, from the coding sequence ATGACCCCTGTATTTATTTTTTCATTACCTAGATCTGGCTCTACATTAGTACAAAGAATTTTATCGTGTCATGATGAAATTAGCTCAACCCCCGAACCCTGGATTTTATTGCCTCTAGTTAATATGCTTAAACCTGATGCTGGGGTTGCCAAATATTCTCACGCAACAAGCGCAAATGCGATTAACCGATTTGCAAATAAGGTAAATATTAAGGTTGCGGGAAATTTCAATTCACAGCTAGCTACTTTTGTTCAGGGTTTATACACTTCCGCAGCAAATGAGGACACTAAATATTTCGTCGATAAAACACCAAGGTACTTTCTAATAATTGACGAGATTGTTGAGCTCTTTCCTAACGCAAAGTTTATTTTTTTATTTCGCCAACCTCAACAGGTGTTGTCTTCTATTATTGAGACATGGTGCGAGGGTCGATTTTTTAAATTATATCGAAGCCGTGTGGACGTAGATGAAGGTCCTAAAATGCTTTTTGCTGGATATAAAAAATATAAAGACAGGTCCTTTGTTGTTGATTATGAGAAGTTAGTGACTGATTGCGATCACACCTGCCAAGAGTTGTTTGATTATTTGCAGCTACCATGGACACCGAAATTACTTAATAGGCTAAATCAGCAAAAGTTTGATAAAGAAGAGTTAGGGGACTCCGCGGGTCAAGAGCATTATGATACGGTTTCAAGTTTGCCAGTAGAAAAGTGGCTTTCGACGTTTAATACAAGAGCTAGGCGGATTTATTTAAACCGGTATTTATCTGGATTGGGGCAAGATACTCTGAGCTTTTACGGTATCGACAAAGCGAAGTTATGTACATTGGCAAAAAATGGAAGTAGAAAAGAAAAAATATGGAGAGAAATTATTGATATTTTAGGGATAAGTTATCAATCACTGGTCCATCGATTTAAATTAAACTTGCTTCTTTCAAGGAAGTATTCATCTTCTAAGTCCGGTTTTTATGACTAA
- a CDS encoding glycosyltransferase yields the protein MKVLISAYACEPNRGSEAEVGWRWALENINAEHDVWVLTRRNNKPVIEDFLKSSCQANNINFIYYDLPVLILKFKQVGNLVHLYYLLWQWGAYKVAKLYHAEHKFDLVHHVTFVSVRQPSFMGGLGIPFIFGPVGGGESSPKALRKWYSAKGKWRDALRDAMNAFIKFDPFMHSTFKHADRIFTTSSQTKNLIPKRYHYKTDVRLAITTEQLDKPVKAKVLRRTKFKLLFVGRFVYLKGLPILFRALQKLNVMGERVELTLIGKGEDQKVLCELAKSLNIEKQIIWINWLPHEKLIEEYQHYDAFAFPSLRDSGGLVLLEAMKNALPVLCFDLGGPNTIIDNTSGIKISSRNLSSDQAVDAWVDAIKKISRDNALYHKLSYGALLRVSAFTSESLRRDVYQRLGL from the coding sequence GTGAAAGTTTTAATATCTGCTTATGCATGTGAACCCAACAGGGGTTCTGAAGCCGAGGTCGGTTGGCGTTGGGCACTGGAAAATATTAATGCTGAACATGATGTTTGGGTGTTAACGAGAAGAAATAATAAACCAGTAATAGAAGACTTTTTGAAATCGTCTTGCCAAGCCAATAACATAAACTTTATTTATTATGATCTTCCCGTTTTGATTCTTAAGTTTAAGCAAGTTGGCAATTTAGTACACCTTTATTACTTACTGTGGCAATGGGGAGCATATAAAGTAGCTAAGTTGTATCACGCAGAGCATAAGTTCGACCTAGTACATCACGTTACATTTGTTAGTGTCAGGCAACCAAGTTTTATGGGGGGCTTAGGAATTCCTTTTATATTTGGTCCTGTAGGTGGGGGAGAGTCTTCTCCAAAAGCTTTGAGGAAGTGGTACAGCGCGAAAGGAAAATGGCGAGACGCGCTTAGAGATGCAATGAATGCTTTTATTAAGTTTGATCCTTTTATGCACAGCACTTTTAAGCATGCAGATAGAATTTTTACTACTTCAAGTCAAACGAAAAATTTAATACCAAAGAGATATCATTATAAAACTGACGTTAGATTAGCGATAACTACTGAACAACTCGATAAACCAGTAAAGGCAAAAGTATTAAGACGTACAAAATTTAAGTTACTGTTTGTTGGACGTTTTGTTTATTTAAAAGGCTTACCAATTTTATTTAGAGCGCTACAAAAATTGAATGTCATGGGGGAGAGAGTTGAGCTAACCCTAATTGGTAAAGGTGAAGACCAAAAGGTGTTGTGTGAGTTAGCCAAGTCTTTGAATATAGAAAAACAAATTATATGGATAAACTGGCTTCCACATGAAAAGCTAATTGAAGAGTATCAACATTACGATGCATTTGCTTTTCCAAGTTTACGGGACTCTGGAGGGTTAGTCTTACTTGAAGCAATGAAGAATGCACTTCCTGTATTGTGTTTTGACTTAGGTGGGCCAAACACAATTATTGATAATACATCAGGAATAAAAATTTCGTCTAGAAACTTGTCTTCAGATCAAGCGGTCGATGCCTGGGTTGATGCTATTAAAAAAATCAGCAGAGACAACGCTTTATACCACAAGCTGAGTTATGGTGCGTTACTTCGTGTTTCTGCATTTACCAGCGAAAGCTTAAGGCGTGATGTATATCAGAGATTAGGCTTGTAA
- a CDS encoding glycosyltransferase family 2 protein, producing MAKKIKVTVVTPVLNGAKTIERCIRSVQNQSYVDIEHIVIDGDSTDGTQCIVNKMGVRLISELDAGIYDAFNKGIAAASGDVIHILNADDYYHNTKVIDDSVKAIEKYDADICHGLVEQVDSEGNFVWQVGIDTEKKHLMKKMKVAHPSMFVRRSVYEKFGNYSVGFKIAADHEFVLRVWDKVKVTYIDKPFCKMSIGGVSTSNVEKSYRESAAARLMHGGGLITTVLNYLWQVYKHKYLVEPMRKMGYRRK from the coding sequence ATGGCCAAAAAAATTAAAGTTACTGTAGTTACCCCCGTATTAAACGGCGCTAAGACAATAGAAAGATGTATTCGTTCTGTACAAAATCAAAGTTATGTTGACATAGAGCATATAGTCATTGATGGGGACTCTACAGATGGTACACAGTGTATAGTGAATAAAATGGGGGTTCGACTTATCTCAGAACTAGATGCGGGAATATATGATGCTTTTAATAAGGGAATTGCTGCCGCAAGTGGTGATGTTATTCATATTCTCAATGCTGACGACTATTATCATAACACTAAGGTAATAGACGATTCAGTTAAAGCAATAGAAAAATATGATGCAGATATTTGCCATGGGCTAGTCGAACAAGTAGATTCAGAAGGGAATTTTGTTTGGCAAGTGGGGATAGATACAGAAAAAAAGCACCTAATGAAGAAAATGAAAGTTGCTCATCCTTCAATGTTTGTTAGAAGGTCAGTTTATGAGAAATTCGGAAATTATAGTGTTGGATTTAAGATCGCTGCCGATCATGAATTTGTTCTGAGAGTGTGGGATAAAGTTAAAGTTACATATATAGATAAACCCTTCTGCAAAATGTCGATTGGTGGGGTCAGTACCAGTAATGTCGAGAAAAGTTATCGAGAGTCAGCAGCAGCTAGGCTAATGCACGGAGGGGGGCTAATTACTACGGTTCTGAACTACTTGTGGCAAGTATATAAACATAAGTACTTGGTAGAACCTATGCGAAAAATGGGTTATCGGAGAAAGTGA
- a CDS encoding lipopolysaccharide biosynthesis protein, with product MLGLKDAKLSKKMMKISIKKYAAFNWALLDQAVVSGSNFLLAIILARLLGLELYGVYVITWLATQFFNGIFVSIIVSPMLSISPKLKAHNVANYYCGTLMLSFLVSCGISVFIALLSLSSLVTLWSGLSSTEIKLLAVLTFCNLMQEFFRRYFYARSRVRAAFFNSCLCFAIIAFYLTVQLKFDNKLSLIDVFYMMSLAYGGASIVGFLLCEHKTYGFNGVKFVWHRNWGSAKWMLASTILQFCSNNFFIVVAGNILGAYAVGVVKSAQNILGVTHVLFQALENYLPTRAGVILDKFGSNALSTFLKKVLILGSVATGIISMLIAMNANSLLMLLYGKEFTEYDWVLMWYACLYVLMFLAFPLRIGLRAIERVNAVFYAYGIAALFTLLTSYFLVSEFNIKGVLVGLSVTNVLMLLVLFISFYKGIRDGAR from the coding sequence GTGCTGGGGTTAAAAGACGCAAAACTCTCGAAAAAAATGATGAAAATAAGCATAAAAAAATATGCTGCTTTTAATTGGGCATTACTAGATCAAGCTGTGGTTAGTGGCAGCAATTTTTTGTTAGCGATAATACTGGCAAGGTTGCTAGGGTTGGAGTTGTACGGTGTTTATGTAATTACATGGCTTGCTACACAATTTTTTAATGGTATTTTTGTTTCAATTATAGTGTCTCCAATGCTCTCGATCAGTCCGAAATTAAAGGCACATAACGTTGCTAATTACTATTGTGGAACACTAATGCTTAGCTTTTTAGTTAGCTGTGGAATCAGTGTTTTTATTGCATTGCTTTCTTTATCTAGCTTGGTAACGCTTTGGAGCGGTCTCTCATCTACAGAAATTAAATTACTTGCAGTTTTAACGTTTTGTAATCTTATGCAAGAGTTCTTTCGGCGATACTTTTATGCGCGTAGTAGGGTTAGAGCTGCTTTTTTCAATAGCTGTTTATGCTTTGCAATCATTGCTTTTTATTTAACTGTTCAACTGAAATTCGACAATAAGCTTTCTTTAATAGATGTTTTTTACATGATGAGCTTAGCCTATGGTGGCGCTAGTATTGTTGGTTTTCTCTTGTGCGAACATAAAACCTATGGATTCAATGGAGTTAAATTTGTATGGCATAGAAATTGGGGAAGTGCGAAGTGGATGCTAGCATCAACCATATTACAATTTTGCAGTAATAATTTTTTTATTGTCGTAGCTGGCAATATTTTGGGAGCGTATGCTGTTGGTGTTGTCAAGTCTGCCCAAAATATACTAGGTGTAACTCATGTACTTTTTCAGGCATTGGAGAACTATTTACCGACTAGGGCAGGGGTTATTCTTGATAAATTTGGTAGCAACGCACTTTCAACTTTCTTGAAAAAGGTACTGATTCTGGGAAGTGTAGCAACGGGTATTATTAGTATGTTAATCGCAATGAATGCAAACAGTTTGCTAATGTTGCTTTATGGAAAGGAGTTTACAGAGTACGATTGGGTTTTGATGTGGTATGCATGCCTTTACGTCCTTATGTTTTTGGCATTTCCTCTCCGAATTGGCTTGAGAGCAATAGAGCGAGTGAATGCTGTTTTTTATGCATATGGTATTGCCGCCCTATTTACATTATTAACAAGCTATTTTTTAGTCAGCGAATTTAATATTAAGGGAGTTTTAGTTGGTCTTTCAGTAACTAATGTCTTAATGCTGTTAGTTTTATTTATTAGTTTTTACAAGGGAATAAGAGATGGAGCTCGCTGA